One Siniperca chuatsi isolate FFG_IHB_CAS linkage group LG1, ASM2008510v1, whole genome shotgun sequence genomic window, atttattattttatttagtccGTTAAAAGGTCAATTTCTGGAGGCTCTGCATTGGTCATTTTTGATTCCAACTGCTTTTGTATCAGTCTTATTCAGTTCCATAGATTTACCTCCCCTTTAGGATTATACTGTGGGCGACTGGGGGCTTTTTGCGAGGCAGTGTTTTGTAACCTTTATCCTTCGCCAGATGGGTTTTGCTGAGTGCAAACATGCTGGTTCTGCACTGTCTTGCTATGTATTCATGCACTTGCAGAAATTCAATCCTGGGAGCTGCCCTGTACAACCATAGCCCTCTGCTGTGGGTCGCTGAGGAGATCTCTACTGGAGGAGTtcgatcttttttttttgctcagttAAATGAGCCAAATTATCAGGTGACAAGAGTTTAAATATCttgtaaatttattttttaatgtgaaggCACAAGAGCAGTTCTGGTAGAAGTTTAGGGTTTGTAATACAGTGTGAGGATGGACCAAAGTTTTAAAACTGAATTGGAAGAGTAACTTTAGGTAACTGTTTTTGAGAATATTTTCCACTTTGTCAGAGGTGTCTATTTAAGCCCACCGTGTTCATCTTCCTTAGGTGACTACAGACCTGAAATCAAAATGCACAGACTCCCACACAGGCACCTCTGCCTCCGCGCCGCTGGCTGCTGGGATCATTGCTCTTGCCCTTGAAGCCAAGTAAGTGCTTATCACCATCTTCCTGATTCTTACCAAACTTTGCAATTCTCTTCAGCTGTACAGCCTCATTCTAACCTTCTCTATCTGCATATTTCCCTGActtttgttgattttaaaataatttaatcctACGTAAAAGAAAAGTGTCAAATATAATTTGCACAGAACTCATGATTAGACCGCGCAGTAATTTATTCTAGAGAAAGATTGGTCATTTTCAGAACCTGCATGTACGCTAAAATATTCAGAAAGCCAAAGTAGTTTAAATAATGCCCCACTGCTATCAGTTTCTAGCATGTGTTTAGAAGTTTCCTAACTGCAAATTGGTCATTTAGTGGCaacaagtaaaatatttttctacctttttaaaaaaaaaaaatgtatttatttttattttttatttttttatacacagACTTTTAGAAGCCCAATTAATGTAACACTCATGTACTAAATCTGGCTTTAACTGCTGgtgctgtgtgtttatgcatcaATTCTGCTCGATTATCCCTTTTTATGAATTACTTTTTAACCCTTCTGCCTGACAGATTTCTGCAGCGCATTTTCAAAAATTGCACAATTTGATGTAAGCACTAATCATTTTTATCCAGTCACGCAGCACTAATGGAGGGACAAGCACGAACGTCTTAACAGTCCTGAAAATGAGTAATTAGTCTTGTGGCAACACAGAGTGAGGTGATGGAAAATGATTGCAATTAGGAATGAATTTGATGAAAAAGTTATTGAGCAAAGTTACTAAATAATATGCTTTATTTTACTAAATCTGCAATAAGAAGAATACATTTAAAGTTAAACCCATCTGTGACCTCCTGTAACCCTTTTTTTGTGGCTGCAAGCAGGATGATCACTTTCAATTTTTTCAGGTTCAGTTCTCTTTACAATACATTTTGCCAAAGGGCAGAAATTGAGTTGAAACACATGTTGACAGAAGATTTAATGTAATTCAGGAAAGTATGTGACTGGTACTTCATTGTATTCTGTATTTAATCAGCTGTCCACTGTAGGATGTATTGTCAGAGGCACCTGTTTGAGTGCCTCAACTTGATTTTCAAGCCAGACTCTTATCGTGTGtgtctctcctctttttatgtggctctgtgtgtgcttgcataTACACATGTTCCAGTAAAAACCTGACCTGGAGGGACATGCAACATCTGGTTGTACGAACTTCTCACCCTGCCCACCTGCTCACAAACGACTGGAGAACCAATGGGGTTGGGCGCAAAGGTACAACAACTCCTTCCAAGTTCTCTTCTGCCCTCTGCAGTTTGCAGATGCCTTTGAGGCTCATTAGTATATTGTAcatctaaaaaaacaaattgtcaTTAGTGATGCAAAGCCCTGGAATTGGACAGAAAGGTTGTGTGACAGCTTAAAATGTGATGCACACAGTGTAGCTCGTCTGTAAAGATCGAACTGGAGGAGTGAGGATGCTGCTCTCAGCACGCCAACATTCATGTGtctgtttcctcttctctcttggTCTCTGCAGTTAGCCATTCATATGGATACGGTCTACTTGATGCCAGTGCAATTGTAGCGCTGGCAGAGACGTGGACCAATGTGAGGCCACAGCGGAAATGTGTGATCACCATGGTCTGTGAGCCAAGGTTAGTAcactacacatgcacacacgcgcGCATACACACGCGCACACTCACAGCTCACTGGAATTATCTAAAGACTCTGATTACAAGTGTCTACACATATTACAGCTGTCACAAAAATCTAGAATTAACTGAATATGAACGAACAAGTAATTAGTTCGAATTAATTTGAACGCAACCCACGTAGCCTTATCCTAAACTACATTGTAGAATGAATGTTGTTCCGTTCATTTGAAGGTACCTCACTTGAGTGACAAGCTAACGTTCCTGTAAAGCAGTTGCATTTTACAAACTCAGCAAAGAGCCTTACCTATACACACAATGTTTTCATCTATTTGTCAAATTCAGAATCTTTAAAGTTTAGCACGGCTAGctagttttctccattttgtgtTGGCAAAGAGAACAACAGTAGCCTGCTCCATTTCAGTGCGCCGGTGCACTGCTTAACACGTAACGGCGAGGGCCgggaaaactgtttttaaatggagtgtaatctgtcagccagcagcagcaaccaGGCTATTGTTTTGCATTATGTGAAATATAAGTTTAACCGTTTTGGAGTTTGACCCTTACtaaggactaaaagtcaggatatctcctGTCTTTAAATCTGTCGCGTGTTAGTCCCCCTACttcatggaagtgcaatactaaatcaccgGGGTACCTTTAACCAGAAAGGTGCCTCACTGACATAAGGTTTTACAGGAGTGTCCTGGCTAAGGTAGCAGCAGCACATAGAACACGGAGGTACACACGATAAAACAATATCAGCAAAGCAGATGTGATCAGAAAGATAAGTtaatactgatttaaaaaaaacggCAGTCAATAACAACTACaagaaacagcaacagaaacaataaatacattgttATATAGATTTTTAGTTAATGTAAATTCAGCCTGTGATTAAGCAGCATGATGAGATAAGACTGGATGCTTGAGACGCAGAAATTGACTAAACTGGTCCATAACATAACGTAGGTGGAGGACATGCTGTATGACTGAGCTGTCATGCTTTGCTGCAGTGACACTCTGTCTTCATCTTCAGCTTGGCTCTGGGCGCATGTTGAAATGCTCCATGTTGGCGCTCAGCGTTAGCAGTAGcattttaaaagagaaatagTTATTTGTCAATTCATGTGTACCTTTCACTGTTAGGACTCAATATTTCTCCGCAGCcattttattctttcttctcCTGGTGTCACAGTCTAAACACAGTCTGACATATCCTCTTCATTATGCGCTCCCTTTCACTTCTCTCTGCTGGGTTTGaggtttctctctcttttactgcAGCTATGAGATGCTCAGAGCAGATGGTTCAAGCATCTGGGAGCAGCAGTCAATGCAGGTTATTCAATTTCCATTTTAGGTGTTTAGCTGATTCACTTATCCAGAGTGACTTGAAATGAGACAGCAGGTAGGTGTTCAGCGTCTTTCATTGTCAATTACATCAGAATCATGACAGTGTGCTCAAAAAGGGAAAACCACAGtactacatacacacagtactacaTTATAATGACCATAATTCTAATTCATAATTGATCTGCAAAGGAGTTTGCAGATCATTGATTTGAATTGTATCAGTGTGCCTAATcttgtgtttacatttggaaTATGGATTGTGCCTTAAAGCATGAAGTCTTTGCAGAAAAGCTCCTGTAAGCATGTGTCTAACCAAAGAAGTGAGCGCGCTTTGTTTCAAATACGTATCAGAGAGACTTCTTGTCTATCGTTTCAACATTGAATGTGACAGACACCGAgatgtgtgtgcagaaaaaCTTAATGCAAATTACCAGCAGGACTGCAAAATTTTGTATTACTGCAAACTGGAGTATGGCATGAGTTGGAAGTGATTTCAAATTTAGAAATACCCTGTCCTTTCTCAAGCATATTCACCACCAAATGGATGGCAATGCTTAAGGTTTGGCCAGCTCCCAGAATATTTTTGGTGGTTCTTGGAAAGCTTTATACACGCTGGATTAAAATACACACTTGTGTTCTCCCCAGGATTATTGCTGTAAAcagatttaatttgaaaataactgaataaatgatttGTAATAAGTGTGTGATTGATAGATTTTTCGTAATGCATTGGCCCAGATCTGTGGGGAGCTGCTAATTGCCAGGAAAAAACAATTCAAGCAGAAGGTAACtagaaaatacaataatactGTTTGTGCACTGCTGGTCTTTGGCTTGTAATATTTTACAGGCATCTTTTAATTTTCAGTGATAGTGTTTACCATCATCACTGAGGTGAGTTTCACCTGTAGCTGCTACTGAAATGTTGATAATGAAAAGGGCCAAAGATGTCTTTCTTGATCAGTTACCCTCATTTACTTGTTGATTTTCCACAGTTACTGAATAGCAGATTGCTGTTTATCAGTTTGTAGCACATCCCtcccctctgtctttctgtgtgtgcttaTAAAAACAGATGCCATGCCTCCAACAGTGCCACAAATTCTTCTTCTCCCAGACTTTAAATCACAGGCGCCTGTGCTGCAGTAGTCAACTGGCAATGATAGATAAACTTCAGCAGCTATTTGTATaaatttccttttctttctcccccttATTTTCTGACTCTGCCTAGAAACACCACCAAATACATACTGCAACAGCCCAAACATGCAAATGTTGAAGTTCTGCGTTGCTGCCAATTTGCATCATATAAATAATGTGGACAGTCACTGTATGACTTGTTGGCGTCTACAAAAGTGCTGTAAATTAACCTTTTAGACTATTCCAATGTGAGGCTGCTACAATGGTGAAAGGTGTTTATGCAGTCCTTTTTATGCATCATGAAAAATTTATCAGAGTGAACCTGGAGGGACTGTGTCTTAAAAACGGCATGACAGTTTAGTGATCACACCACATCTTGTCTATAATTTGGGCACCTCAGTGTCACTAAAACCCTGtgccttcctcttcctcagaaTTGTTGTGGATGCGTGTAATCTCCTAAGCGGATTTGGGGGGGGAGTAAAAAGAGGTGGGTGCTTTACTTCCACAGAGGACACTGGTGCTACAGGTTGTGAGACATTAATCCTGTTCAAGGCCACAAACTCTTCACCCTTCGCAGGCTTGCACACTGGCCAGGAGCAAAatgtcacactcacacagttatCTGGAGTGTAGCTTATCCAAAGCTCAGAACAAGCCAGTAATGATTTCAGCAGCACACAACCTACAACTAATGCACACCACTGACTTAATTTGTCTTCTTTATATGTCGTTTCTCATGTTTGACAGGAACATCGGCAGCCATCTATCAATTAACAAGAGTGTGGATGCCTGCATCgggacagacacacacgtgACCTCATTAGAGCACGTCCAGGCCCGGCTCACCCTGTCCTACAACCGGAGGGGAAACCTGGCTATCCACCTCATTAGTCCTGCCGGCACACGCTCCACTCTGCTCCACCccaggtacaaacacacaaacacacacagacatacagtacaagttGGTAAATGCAAACTGCCGACACTCCTGCTTGTCGTTCTCCTGCAGGCCTCATGACTACTCATCAGAGGGTTTTAATGACTGGGCTTTCATGACCACCCACTCCTGGGATGAGAACCCCACCGGGGAGTGGACGCTGGAGATTGAGAATGTGGCTGGTGCCAGTGATTATGGTAAAGCATCTCTGTTGTGGTGTTTATAAGAGAGATTcaagaaattaatattttggtgaatttgcctgcgtgtttgtgtgttcatatcTAGAATTTGGAGCTatccacatttatctgacatttTTGGCCATATTTGAAATAGGGCTGAAAcgaatgattattttcattactgatttcTGTCGATTTTACTTTTCTGATTgttttatcagtaaaatgtcagaaaatagtaaaagatGCCCATTATGTCCATGTCCAAAGAGACATCCAAGGAGACATCTTCAACCtaaagatatttcattttaaattatattgaacaaagaaaatcagtaaatcctcacatttgagaagctggaaccactTTGGCGCTTTTGCTTGCTAAACGACTTGAATAATTAATTTTCaatcaattgactaatcattttattaattaagagacaaaagcacaaaaaacaaaaaacccaaacaaaataaatttagaaaaaacaaatacagaaaacaaacatcacccacaatattacacaaaaccagacaaaaacataaaatcaaaccTATAAATCCACATAGAAACAAACATAACTCAAATACCACCAGGCCTAAGAACATAAGTACATAATTAGAAATAAACAGAATACTAAATCCTGATTCTCATATGCAAAGTAATGGTAATATTTTGTTGAAAACTtgaaatgttgtacagcttagagacagtggcactgaagaaaagacaagaggcagagctggaggtagcagagcttaagatgttgaggttctctttgggagtgacgaggatggacaggatcaggaatgagtacatcagagggacagctcatgttagatgtttcggagataaagtcagagaggccagattgaggtggtttggacgtgttcagaggagagactgtgaatatattggtagaaggatgctgaggttggagctgccaggcaggaggtctagaggaagaccaaggaggagatttatggatgtagtgagagaggacatgaagttaatgggtgtgagtgaagaggatgcagaggacagggttagatggaagCACAttattcgctgtggcgacccctgaaagggaacagccgaaaggaaaagatgttgaaaacttgaaaaataccttttctcatttttagggggcattttttgcctttatgtGATAGCTACAgtagagatacagacaggaaacacgggaggagagagagaggtatgacatgcagcaaaagtCCTCAGGTGGATTTAAACTGGGGGCATTGCGGTCACGTGGTATGCGTCTTAACCACTAGGCCACCAGGACAGCATCAGTTGACCTCACGTGAATGTTAATCAACACATGTATTAATCTGTTGAGTCTAGAGTTCAGCTCGAGGGTTAAGGGTTCAGTGCCAGGAGATTAGAGATCAATGGCTTCTGTATCCAAAGTTCCCGTGCCTTTGTGCTCTTTATAGTAGCTGTGAAGCTGACAATATAGCTCTGCAGCAATCAATTTTCTTATAGTAGGGAGCACAATAAAGCAGTGGAGTGAATACTTCACTCTTGTTGTTTGCCCTTGGATCATCCACCAACAATTGTCTGCATCTGGACATAGCAGGTCCACCACAACACAGTATTCAGTAGCCAAGAAAACCCCAGAAAACAGATCTAGATAAATGTCCCACACCTCCCTCCTCTGTAAGGAGTCATTTCCTAAAGTGGAACCTTTCACAAGGCCCCACACTTGAATGAATCTTCAGAGACATGAACTTTATAACACTTTTATTAGGCACAGAGTGAAATCATGCTGTCTTTAAATTGTGGCTCATGTCAAGGAGTCATTTTCTGTCGCTTTATGCAGAAAATCCACCAGTCTACAATGAGAAGAGGATACGTTTAAAAAATCCACCTTAGGGAGTGCCAGAGCCTTACTGTTTTTGACAGGCCTACATCATCCCCCTTggttaatttcagtttttttttttattatctccGTCTCTATCTCTCCGCTCAGGCACTCTGACCCAGTTCATCCTGGTGCTGTATGGCACCGGCTCAGCATCTTCCAGCTCCTCTGAGAAGTCTCAGCCTGGCAACGGCAACTGTAAGACCTTGGACCTGAGGCAGATATGCATCGGTAAGACTGGTATCTCTTGTCTCCAGTTTGTTCCTCACAGGAAGTTACTGTCACAACAGCTGGGAAGGGGTTGTGTAATTACTGAGTCTTGTTGAGATGTGAAATGTGAAGTAGCCTGGATGAATGATGATGTTATTCCTTGAGAGCTCAGCTGCATCCGTTTGCATTATGTGTCTCTTTGGCAACTGCGGGCAGACTTATTTGAAAGTCACACAATTATCTTATTCaaactcaaactgcaaacatcATGCCAGTATGTAGCTTTAGCATCAGGATCAATTTCAATTGAAGATCTAACTTCTGAtgagaaacaaattaaattttactCCAGGTCCCTTTTTAATAATCTCATTTAAATTGAATGGTGCCCATACCGCTGTCTCATACCTAATCCAAATACTGCTATAGGCAAGGTCTCAAGATACTACTGACTGAGCACCAACTCAGTGTGTCCACATACATGCTCTCTGAAACAGTGACAGTCTGACCCCTACAGACTGTCAGAGGTACTTACATCCTGATAGACAAGCGCATATACAGACTCATTAGAGAGTGAGCTGAATTTAATTATCATATATTTCATTATCATATGTTATGATTATCACGTATCACATAGTACATAGTGCTCTTTGACTGAGGGGCTCACAACTctagttttctctgtttttgacCAAGTTGACAAGACCCTGCAGTaaattagattttctttttttctgttagcTCACACTCCTGTTTTCAGCTGTTACCCCCAGCACCCACAGTCTGTTAATTGCCATTATATGCAATGGTCTGCATCTGGACCTGCTGCATAATGAAATGAGTCTGTTGACTTAAACGTGCTGCACTCAGCATATAAACTGCAAAGCTTTTCGTCATCACTATTTTTTTCAGTCAGGAAAAGTGAAAATGGTGACTTGAAAGCAAAATTGCCTTGAAACTTTGTCTCACATTTCCAAGATACCAAACAACCCATGGttgaataaatacagaaatatcagAGACAGCGTGCTTTACCATGTTAACTGTGCTCTCTGAGCCTTGACTCTCTGGGCAGGAATCCTCGTTGTCTGACTCAAAAGGTGTGCAcggctgtttttattttagttttgtttctctgttacAGAGTGCAATGCCGGCTACTACCTCTTTCAGCAGGGCTGTGTGAAAGAATGTCCAGCAGGCTTCTCAGTGGGCTCCCAGCCCCTCAACTACACAGTGGGAAACTTTATACCACCAGCTTCCGTCCCAGCCTGCCTGCCCTGCCCACCGCCCTGCCTGACCTGCAGCAGTCTCAGTCCTCAGGCCTGCCTGTCCTGCCTCCCTCACAGCTCCCTGGACCCCATCTCTGGCACCTGCCTGCACCTTAACCAGTACATGCGCGAGTCCCCTGGCAGCTTCATGGTGGGCCAGGGGAACCCGGGATCACAGCTCAGCTCTCGGCTACCCATCACCATTGCCGTGCTCAGCTGCATGGCCATCATCGCCACCTTCGCTGGCatcttcctgctgctgcagctgcgcTCGGGTGCACTCATTAAGCTGCCCTCTCTGGAGGCTGGCAGCGGCTTCGGGGGCAGCTTCAGCCTCGGGGGAAATAGGGTGGTGTCGTACCGCGGCATCCCGACAATGTGGGGGGATGATGGGGTAAATACAGACTCCGAAAACGAAGAGTTTGACGTCCAAAATGAGAGGACTGCCTTTATCAAAACACAAAGTGCTCTTTAATGCCTCCCCCacatccctccttctctcctgcTTCTCATCCCCATTTGTCTGATAATTCAGGGCTGTGGTAACTGTCCTTTCACAGTCTTTTCTGGTTTTATCGCTCAtcccttttttctgtctctgtcttatCGGGTTTTCATCTGAGTCCTGCTTCAGGATCTTGTCTTCCACTCTGCTGTGGGAGACCTGATGGGAAGCCACTGTCTCTCAGAGCTTGGGATGGCCCAAGCTTTCCTCTGTTCACACTTGGGCGCAGTTCTAttaaactgtctgtctgtgcagagTCCATTTTCCCCTCTAGCTCCAACTTCTTTTTGTTACAgtaaacaaataattatttgctttcttcctttcccccccccctttccaTCAGTCTCAGTGCAGTAGCCAGACGAGATTGTTGAATGTGAGGAGTAGAGATATGTGTTTGCACACGTCCGAatgcctgtgtctgtgtgaatgtgagcgtGTAAATCTGATGAACAGTGTAGTGCCCTTTTATAGGGAAGCTAAAGCGGGTCCTGTCACATTTAGTACTTTAACTAAAAAAGtgcaaacaaaatgttattatgAGGCATGAAATCGGATTTTGGAAACATTGATTCTATCCGAAGTGCCGTCAACATCCAAAATATGTTCAGAAAAGCACCATTTATCTGTAGTGactcacatttttaaagtgcaattttaaaaatgcacaaatcGAAAGCATAATAGTTGTCAAGGAAAGGTCCAGACTAATGGTTTATAAACATTACCATATGTGTCACCAgtcagagaaacaaaacagcttTCTGAATGTGTCATGTCTGTCATCTTTCTTTTGATAATGAGaccatattttgtgtttacttcaaACCAaatccatcttttttttaaaaatccgtGCAGTTATTGATCTAGGTGTGACAGGGGCTTTAGTTCTCCTATTGTACACACAATCTGGAAAGATCTCTCTTGGCTCTGGCAGAACAAACTGAGTCACACAACTAGCAAAGCTTCCTCCAGTCTGTTGGGACTTACTTATTCTAGTTTGGAAACTAGAAATTCTCCTGCGCTCATAACCTCCCAACCATCACATGGAAGGGTGTCAAATAATaagatacaagatacaagaaaaagaaaaaaaaaaaacacacacaggctactCGATCAACCCTGAGGCACAATCCCTTTCAGGGATATTTAATTTCTGTGTCTCGTGCTCACATCCTGGGGCTGGGAGAGAAGCAGCCGAGGTGCTGATGGGACCCAGAACAATATGTGACTGTTGAGCTCAAGAGCTTCTCAAAGCAGCTGGCAGGTGTTGAGTTACCTGTGATTGATTTCTTGACAGAGCAGACGCAGTAACAACACATTGATGCTTTCCCTTTTTGTCTGAGCACATTAGCACTACAAACACATGCCTCATATCATAATGACTGAAActttattaatgtgtgtgtgcggctGAGTGTGTTAGTTTACTGCACATGAGGTGGAGAAATGTTTATCTGCCCTCTGAAGTGAAGGTTTCCTTTGCTCCTCCGTCTCAGtctctgctctctttttccAA contains:
- the furina gene encoding furin (paired basic amino acid cleaving enzyme) a, whose amino-acid sequence is MASGPPSPSIGHRLKLLELLLGPLLVLLVSGLGPVLGQKVYTNTWAVHIPGGLEEANHIASKHGFVNYGHVFGDYYHFRHRTVVKRSLSDHRGTQVRLQKDPKVTWAEQQVSKRRKKRDVYVEPFDPKFRDQWYLYNSNHRDLNAKAAWQLGYTGKGVVVSILDDGIERNHPDLMQNYDPDASYDVNDGDPDPQPRYTQLNDNRHGTRCAGEVAAVANNGICGVGVAYNAKIGGVRMLDGEVTDMVEAQSLSLNPQHIDIYSASWGPEDDGKTVDGPAKLAKEAFLHGVTEGRNGLGSIFVWASGNGGREKDSCNCDGYTNSIYTLSISSSTQNGNVPWYSEACSSTLATTYSSGNLNEKQIVTTDLKSKCTDSHTGTSASAPLAAGIIALALEANKNLTWRDMQHLVVRTSHPAHLLTNDWRTNGVGRKVSHSYGYGLLDASAIVALAETWTNVRPQRKCVITMVCEPRNIGSHLSINKSVDACIGTDTHVTSLEHVQARLTLSYNRRGNLAIHLISPAGTRSTLLHPRPHDYSSEGFNDWAFMTTHSWDENPTGEWTLEIENVAGASDYGTLTQFILVLYGTGSASSSSSEKSQPGNGNCKTLDLRQICIECNAGYYLFQQGCVKECPAGFSVGSQPLNYTVGNFIPPASVPACLPCPPPCLTCSSLSPQACLSCLPHSSLDPISGTCLHLNQYMRESPGSFMVGQGNPGSQLSSRLPITIAVLSCMAIIATFAGIFLLLQLRSGALIKLPSLEAGSGFGGSFSLGGNRVVSYRGIPTMWGDDGVNTDSENEEFDVQNERTAFIKTQSAL